GCTGCCGCGCTTCAGGGCGCGCTGCTCCGCGATTTCCTCGGCCGACTGGCGCAGGCGCGGGTGCCGGCGCAGGGCCAGCTGCTCGGCACTGTCGAGGCGCACCACGACCTGCTGCGCCCCCGCCGGACCAGCCAGCAGCACCAGCAGTAGCAGCAAGAGCACCAGCCCGGGTCGGCGGTGACGAATGGGAAGAGTATTCATAAGCAGTAGTTTGGCCGCTGACCCCTCCGCCGGCAGCAGCCAGCGAAGGGGAGCGGTACACAAAGGGCGGCCCGGAAGCGGACCGCCCGTAGCTAGGATTTTTTGACCAGCGCCATGCCGCACTTCGGGCATTTACCCGGCTCGGTGGCAGTCACTTCGTGGTGCATGGGGCAGGCAAAGGCCGCGCCCAAGGCCTTGTGGCCGTGGGCCTCGTCCAGCTTATCGAAGCGCACGGTCAGGGCTTTGCCGTCGGCCGTGTTCAGCGTCACGATGGCGGTGCGCACCTTGGCCCCGGCGGGCAGCTTGGCCGTGAGGTGGTCATCGCCGGCCAGGGCCAGCGGCACGGTCACGGTGGCGTTGGTGCTCAGCTGCACCAGCACCGAGCCGCTCATGCCCTTGTTGGGCACGGCGCTCATCTTGGTGCCTAGCAGGTAGAAAGCCAGCTCGGTGGGCTGGGCTACCAGCTCCAGGTGGTAGGGGCTGGCCGAGCGCACCACGCCGCCGTGGGGCGCGACGTGGGCGTGGGTTTCACCCGCCGCCATTTCGGCGTGCTGGGCGTGGGCGAGGGGCGCGGCGGCCAGTAAAGCCAGCGCGGCGAGGAAGGGGCGGAGCATTTTCATGGGGCGATAGAGCAGCGGGGTCAAAAGGGATGGGCTACGCTTTTTTCTCCAGGTCCATGCCGCACTTCGGGCATTTGCCGGGGGCATTGCTCTGGCCGCCGTCATTCATCGGGCACACGTAGGCCGCCCCGGCCGACTGCATCTTGCCGGCATTCTTGGCGTGCCAGTCCTTGAACTGCTGAATTTCCTTCTGCTGGGCGTCAATCATCATTTGCGCCATCTCCTTGAGCTTGGTGTCTTTGCCGTGGGCCAGCTCGGCTTTGGCCATGTCCACGGCGCTCTGGTGATGCACCGTCATCAGCATGTTGAAGTTCATGTCCGGGTCGGCCACCGTCGCGGGCATATTTTTCATCATGCCGTCCATCGAGGCCTTCATCTGGGCGGTGAAGGGGTCGGCCGGGTCTTGGGGCTTGTAGTTGGTCGGGGCCGAGTCCAGACGCTCGGCAATGGGCTCCAGCTCGCCGATTTCCTTCTGCTGGTCGGCCTTGATTTTCTCGGCCATCTGGCGCATGGTGGCGTCCTTGCCGTC
This region of Hymenobacter sp. GOD-10R genomic DNA includes:
- a CDS encoding heavy metal-binding domain-containing protein, with the protein product MKMLRPFLAALALLAAAPLAHAQHAEMAAGETHAHVAPHGGVVRSASPYHLELVAQPTELAFYLLGTKMSAVPNKGMSGSVLVQLSTNATVTVPLALAGDDHLTAKLPAGAKVRTAIVTLNTADGKALTVRFDKLDEAHGHKALGAAFACPMHHEVTATEPGKCPKCGMALVKKS
- a CDS encoding DUF305 domain-containing protein, whose protein sequence is MKKSAFLLAALCSGTLLLGSCNSDKSADTTTTATTSAPADTAAAGDMAGMDHSKMADGTAGTSPLMASMNEMMAKMDAMKPKGNTDHDFAHMMMEHHKGAIAMADIELRDGKDATMRQMAEKIKADQQKEIGELEPIAERLDSAPTNYKPQDPADPFTAQMKASMDGMMKNMPATVADPDMNFNMLMTVHHQSAVDMAKAELAHGKDTKLKEMAQMMIDAQQKEIQQFKDWHAKNAGKMQSAGAAYVCPMNDGGQSNAPGKCPKCGMDLEKKA